Part of the Candidatus Brocadia sinica JPN1 genome, ATGGTCTCTTTGGAGAATTCCTCTTTAAAATAATCCTAGAATTTGACAAAAAATACTGCTAAACTAAAACAAGTAAATCCTTGTTTCATAAATTTTGATTCCTTGCCCGGTAGTCAGAATTGTAACAAGAGTCATAAAACCGCCATGAATCCTGCCTTGAAAGAAGGATTCACGGTTTTTTTGGAGCAGACAACCATTTTCCCTTCTATCAGGGAAATTCAGAAGACCCGTGCCTGAAGAAAAAACTCGAAAACGAAAAGGGATCGTACATATTAATCATGAATACTGCAAGCGTTGCGGCATCTGTGTGAATTTCTGCCCTGTCAAAAATCTGGAGATTCGACAGCAGAAATTAACGGAATTAGAGAGGTGTATTGCTTGCAGGATGTGTCAGCGATACTGTCCTGACATTGCTATTGAAATTGAGGAGATAGATGCCGAAACAGTTATTACAGGGAAATCAGGCAATCGCAATGGCGGCTGAGGTCGCTGGACTAAAATTTTTTGCAGGTTATCCCATTACGCCTGCTTCTGAGATTATTCATGAAATGGTCAACAAGAAGCACATCA contains:
- a CDS encoding 4Fe-4S dicluster domain-containing protein, producing the protein MPEEKTRKRKGIVHINHEYCKRCGICVNFCPVKNLEIRQQKLTELERCIACRMCQRYCPDIAIEIEEIDAETVITGKSGNRNGG